From a region of the Chthonomonas sp. genome:
- a CDS encoding HIT family protein, with the protein MALHQIPCELCDQLILCRDGSHPRLISEMESGFAVLGPSQYFYGYSLLICKEPATELDELEPLFRKQYLDDMARLAQAVRLAVRPNKLNTEALGNVCHHHHWHVFPRYLNEPEPLLPVWQCMPTEDEAAEHLFDRVRHEDLIQQIRRRLRD; encoded by the coding sequence ATGGCGCTCCATCAGATTCCGTGTGAATTGTGCGATCAGCTCATTCTATGTCGCGACGGATCGCACCCGCGCCTCATCTCCGAGATGGAATCTGGCTTCGCCGTGCTTGGGCCATCCCAGTATTTCTACGGTTATTCACTCCTGATATGCAAAGAGCCCGCAACGGAGCTGGACGAGCTTGAGCCGCTCTTCCGCAAGCAATACCTTGACGACATGGCGCGGCTGGCGCAGGCGGTGAGGCTCGCCGTCCGACCGAACAAGCTCAACACCGAGGCCCTGGGGAACGTGTGCCATCACCACCATTGGCACGTCTTCCCGCGGTATCTCAATGAACCGGAGCCCCTGCTGCCGGTGTGGCAGTGCATGCCCACCGAGGACGAGGCTGCAGAGCACTTGTTCGATCGCGTGAGACACGAGGACTTGATCCAGCAGATTAGGCGACGGCTCAGAGATTGA
- the argH gene encoding argininosuccinate lyase translates to MSRLWEKGTAVDAAVLEFTVGDDVTLDARLVGHDCTASVAHARMLARCGYLSTEDAERLAVALSDLAAEHAQGQWSILPQQEDCHTAIEAHLTMRLGDLGQRIHLGRSRNDQVLTAMRLYLRAEAEEMRNLAAAASNAFNALVVRQGNLSIPGYTHLQRAMPSTVADWAGAHAAELMHSADTLDALSGLWNLCPLGSAAGYGTPGLVLDRVWVAEELGFASPQEPVTAVQLSRGKAESAFAFACTLLQGDLSRAASDLVLFATTEYGFVTLDPAFTTGSSIMPQKRNPDVFELIRAHATQANADLAAIQALTTRLSSGYFRDLQLMKAPLFRCIDRTKACLSIAAHALGGVRFNPATLDHAMTPDLYAAERAYALVQGEGISFREAYRRVAAKLNL, encoded by the coding sequence ATGAGTCGCCTGTGGGAGAAGGGGACCGCGGTGGACGCCGCGGTTCTGGAGTTCACCGTAGGTGACGACGTGACCCTGGACGCGCGGCTCGTCGGGCACGATTGCACCGCAAGTGTTGCCCACGCCCGCATGCTCGCACGGTGTGGCTACCTCAGCACGGAAGACGCCGAGCGGTTGGCAGTAGCACTGAGCGATCTAGCGGCAGAACACGCACAAGGGCAGTGGTCGATTCTTCCCCAGCAAGAGGATTGTCACACAGCCATTGAAGCGCACCTGACCATGCGGCTGGGTGACCTGGGCCAGCGGATCCACCTCGGCCGCTCGCGCAACGATCAAGTGCTGACTGCGATGCGGCTTTACCTGCGCGCTGAAGCGGAGGAGATGCGCAACCTGGCCGCCGCCGCGTCAAACGCGTTCAACGCTCTCGTCGTGCGCCAGGGCAATCTGAGCATTCCCGGCTACACTCACCTGCAACGCGCGATGCCCAGTACCGTTGCGGATTGGGCAGGTGCGCATGCCGCCGAGCTGATGCATAGCGCGGACACGTTGGATGCGCTCAGCGGACTGTGGAACCTGTGCCCGCTCGGCTCGGCCGCAGGCTACGGCACGCCGGGACTCGTACTCGATCGCGTATGGGTGGCAGAAGAACTCGGATTCGCTAGCCCGCAGGAACCTGTAACCGCGGTGCAACTCAGTCGCGGCAAAGCGGAGTCGGCGTTTGCGTTCGCATGCACGCTACTGCAGGGTGATCTGAGCCGTGCGGCATCGGACCTGGTGCTCTTCGCGACCACGGAGTACGGCTTTGTCACCCTCGATCCAGCTTTCACGACCGGTTCATCGATCATGCCTCAGAAGCGCAACCCCGACGTCTTCGAGCTGATTCGCGCCCATGCGACGCAGGCCAATGCCGATCTCGCCGCGATCCAAGCGCTCACGACGCGGCTGTCGAGCGGGTACTTCCGGGACCTGCAATTGATGAAGGCACCGCTCTTTCGGTGCATCGACCGGACCAAGGCGTGCCTCAGCATTGCGGCCCATGCGCTCGGAGGCGTGAGGTTCAATCCCGCGACGCTCGACCATGCCATGACGCCCGACCTCTATGCTGCCGAGCGTGCTTATGCGCTCGTCCAGGGGGAAGGGATCTCGTTCCGCGAGGCGTATCGACGCGTTGCCGCCAAGCTCAATCTCTGA
- a CDS encoding M20/M25/M40 family metallo-hydrolase: MTEAQLLQLHRDLVRIPSVSHEEGEIADFVSEFLSSAGVEVHRLHHNVIARTGRGQRLLLNSHLDTVPPNSSWTRDPWDPAQEDGRVYGLGSNDTKASVAAMIAAFLRAHESGGPCEVVLMLVGDEETGGLGTEVAWPWLRDELGWRPNGVVVGEPTDLHIGTAQKGLMILNLIARGTACHAANADSLGIDSPGWQLARDLVALKSANLGSPHPELGPTTLQVTMLRGAEVSNQVPGQASATLDIRTSPGIEHGALVDYLSSLVEGEIEPRSTRLLPYACPPDAAIVRAAQQAAPDRRTFASQTMSDQVFFQDVPTIKVGPGVSARSHSADEFVLESELLDGARFYSALIDRFAEVAS, translated from the coding sequence ATGACCGAAGCGCAGCTGCTGCAACTCCACCGGGACCTGGTCCGAATCCCCAGCGTTTCGCATGAAGAAGGTGAGATCGCTGACTTCGTGTCCGAGTTTCTGAGCAGCGCAGGAGTCGAGGTGCACCGCCTGCATCACAACGTCATCGCGCGGACTGGTCGCGGCCAGCGGTTGCTTTTAAACTCACACCTCGACACCGTGCCCCCAAACTCTAGCTGGACGCGCGATCCGTGGGATCCGGCTCAAGAGGACGGGCGGGTCTATGGTCTGGGCAGCAACGACACGAAGGCCAGCGTCGCCGCAATGATCGCTGCCTTCTTGCGGGCCCACGAGTCCGGAGGACCCTGCGAGGTCGTCCTCATGCTTGTCGGCGACGAAGAGACCGGCGGGCTGGGGACCGAAGTCGCTTGGCCCTGGCTGCGCGACGAACTGGGCTGGCGACCCAACGGCGTCGTGGTGGGTGAGCCCACCGATCTCCACATCGGAACTGCGCAAAAGGGGCTCATGATCTTGAACCTGATCGCCCGTGGCACTGCCTGCCACGCCGCCAATGCCGACTCCTTGGGCATCGATTCGCCGGGTTGGCAACTTGCGCGTGACCTCGTCGCCCTAAAGAGCGCAAACCTGGGATCTCCGCACCCCGAGCTTGGTCCAACGACCCTCCAAGTCACCATGCTACGGGGCGCAGAGGTTTCCAATCAGGTCCCCGGCCAAGCCTCGGCGACGCTAGATATTCGAACCTCGCCGGGCATAGAGCACGGGGCGCTGGTGGACTATTTGAGCTCGCTGGTCGAAGGTGAGATCGAACCACGTTCGACTCGGCTCTTGCCATATGCGTGTCCACCCGATGCGGCAATTGTCAGAGCTGCGCAGCAAGCCGCACCGGACCGCCGGACTTTCGCGAGCCAAACGATGAGCGATCAAGTTTTCTTCCAAGACGTCCCCACGATCAAGGTGGGCCCAGGGGTCTCAGCCCGGTCGCACTCCGCCGACGAGTTCGTCCTTGAGAGCGAGCTTCTCGATGGGGCGCGCTTCTATTCCGCACTGATCGACCGGTTCGCAGAGGTGGCTTCATGA
- the argB gene encoding acetylglutamate kinase: MEHPSPVASLRHAIPYLRHHRGQTFVVKCGGEGLRTQEEALRVLEQLQVLHDLGVRVVFVHGGGTQANELAKRLGVEYTFVEGRRATSREMLQVSILALNGEVQATLLGACRKLGVDAVGLSGIDSGLIQAEPRSKVPIDFGHVGEIVGIDTKVLESLLDRGHLPIVSPLAADANGEPLNINADTVAAAIAVAIGASKLIMLTGAEGILETFGDPTTLISQLALTELEALIESGKLSGGMLPKSSAIHSALKGGVDRVHVIGFGYPDSILTELFTNEGCGTLISLTECDLL; this comes from the coding sequence ATGGAGCATCCTAGCCCCGTCGCATCGCTCAGGCACGCGATTCCCTATCTGCGGCACCACCGCGGCCAGACCTTTGTCGTCAAGTGCGGCGGGGAAGGGCTACGCACGCAAGAAGAGGCGCTCCGGGTCCTGGAGCAACTGCAAGTCCTGCACGATCTGGGAGTTCGCGTCGTATTCGTCCATGGCGGTGGAACCCAAGCAAACGAACTGGCAAAGCGGCTGGGGGTCGAGTACACCTTCGTGGAGGGTCGTCGAGCAACCAGTCGCGAGATGCTGCAGGTCTCGATCTTGGCGCTCAACGGGGAAGTTCAAGCGACGCTGCTCGGAGCCTGCCGCAAGCTGGGAGTGGATGCGGTCGGCCTCTCTGGCATCGACTCGGGGCTCATCCAAGCTGAGCCGCGCAGCAAAGTCCCCATCGACTTTGGGCATGTCGGCGAGATCGTCGGGATCGATACCAAAGTCCTGGAATCACTCTTGGATCGTGGTCATCTCCCGATCGTAAGCCCTCTTGCGGCCGACGCCAACGGCGAGCCTCTGAACATCAACGCCGACACCGTCGCAGCAGCGATCGCCGTTGCGATCGGAGCTTCCAAACTCATCATGCTCACGGGGGCGGAAGGGATTCTGGAGACGTTTGGCGACCCGACTACGCTGATTTCGCAGCTGGCGCTCACCGAGCTCGAAGCCCTGATCGAGTCTGGAAAGTTGTCGGGAGGCATGTTGCCCAAATCGTCCGCGATTCATTCGGCGCTGAAGGGTGGCGTCGATCGGGTCCACGTCATCGGATTTGGGTACCCCGATTCGATCTTGACCGAGCTCTTCACAAACGAGGGGTGCGGCACGCTCATCAGCCTTACTGAGTGTGACCTCCTATGA
- a CDS encoding N-acetylornithine carbamoyltransferase codes for MRNYLSLTDLASDQTEMLLRLSDYLKTHPDARPLAGKVVGLLFMNPSLRTLASIQSGVAQLGGGSFVIQPGSGSWQLETRDGIVMDGAEQEHLREAIPVLAQYCDLLGVRCFAKQQSLSEDLADGLMRQIADLSPKPVINMESASDHPCQALADWKTLDDIDVPRDGKFVLSWAYHPKPLPYAVPRAALMMAARRGMHVTVLRPAGYDLPDQILVEARAYTRVQTTDDRVVALDGAHVLYCKSWCRPDLYGHPDAELAARSHLRDWCVAESWFESARPNAKFMHCLPVRRNVKVADEVLDGPRSIVLAQAANRLHVQKAIMTHLMEKNNGAS; via the coding sequence ATGAGGAACTATCTCTCCCTCACGGATTTAGCGAGCGATCAGACCGAGATGCTTCTTCGGCTTTCGGACTATTTGAAGACCCATCCCGATGCAAGGCCGCTGGCGGGCAAGGTCGTTGGCTTGCTCTTCATGAACCCAAGCTTGCGCACACTCGCCTCGATTCAGTCGGGGGTGGCGCAGCTTGGCGGCGGATCGTTCGTGATCCAGCCGGGCTCGGGCTCGTGGCAACTGGAGACCCGCGACGGTATCGTTATGGATGGCGCGGAACAAGAACACCTGCGCGAGGCGATTCCGGTGCTTGCGCAGTATTGTGACCTGCTCGGCGTGCGCTGCTTTGCGAAGCAGCAGTCGCTCAGCGAGGATCTGGCTGACGGACTGATGCGGCAGATCGCCGACCTGTCCCCAAAGCCCGTCATCAACATGGAATCGGCGTCAGACCACCCATGCCAAGCCCTCGCCGACTGGAAAACGCTCGATGACATCGACGTCCCTCGTGACGGCAAATTTGTCTTGAGTTGGGCGTACCATCCCAAACCGCTCCCGTATGCCGTCCCACGCGCCGCGCTCATGATGGCTGCCCGGCGTGGCATGCACGTCACCGTGCTGCGTCCGGCTGGATACGACCTGCCGGATCAGATCCTGGTCGAAGCCCGCGCCTACACCAGAGTACAGACTACCGACGATCGGGTCGTTGCGCTTGATGGTGCCCACGTCTTGTATTGCAAGTCGTGGTGCCGCCCCGACCTGTACGGCCATCCTGATGCCGAACTCGCCGCCCGGTCCCACCTTCGCGATTGGTGCGTGGCCGAATCATGGTTCGAATCGGCACGCCCCAACGCAAAATTTATGCACTGCCTCCCGGTAAGGCGCAATGTGAAAGTCGCCGACGAAGTGCTCGATGGGCCGCGCAGCATCGTGCTGGCCCAAGCTGCAAATCGGCTGCACGTGCAGAAGGCGATCATGACCCACCTCATGGAGAAGAACAATGGAGCATCCTAG
- a CDS encoding aspartate aminotransferase family protein, with the protein MEFPVYTRIGPELVSGCGVTVRDGHGREYIDFYGGHAVASLGYSHAGLSQAISAQAKDLVFQSNAIEVPVRTRAVERLVGQLPSGVDHVLLVNSGAEANENALRLALTHTQRLRVTALRGAFHGRTAAAAAITDGSTSWYGFPNRPFEVDWLEPEDLDGLESAVTDQTAAFIFEPVQGVAGARTLSTEFVQAARRRCTETGALMIADEVQTGAGRCGTFFAIEALRVIPDILTAAKGLAGGFPIGATCAGSELCKDLPKGSYGTTFGGGPMACAAMDITIKAVSRPAFLANVNRISQRLMTETRGGVVRSVSGRGLLIGLHTIRPSRDVRAELLDAGFITGDAKDPNVVRLLPPLVIDDAAVDTFLAALRKVPA; encoded by the coding sequence ACGGCGGCCACGCGGTGGCTTCGCTAGGCTACAGTCATGCCGGTCTGAGCCAGGCCATCTCCGCGCAGGCAAAGGACCTTGTGTTTCAATCCAATGCGATTGAAGTGCCGGTCCGCACGCGCGCAGTCGAACGGCTGGTTGGGCAACTGCCTAGCGGCGTGGACCACGTGCTCTTGGTGAACTCGGGCGCGGAGGCCAACGAGAATGCCCTGAGGCTTGCGCTGACCCATACGCAGCGCCTACGCGTGACGGCTCTGCGCGGAGCATTTCACGGCAGAACCGCGGCGGCGGCCGCCATCACCGACGGATCGACCAGCTGGTACGGGTTTCCGAATCGACCTTTCGAAGTCGACTGGCTTGAGCCCGAAGATCTTGATGGGCTGGAGAGCGCGGTCACCGACCAGACGGCGGCGTTCATTTTCGAGCCAGTCCAAGGGGTCGCGGGGGCCAGGACACTGAGCACCGAGTTCGTTCAGGCTGCACGGCGGCGCTGCACGGAAACGGGTGCACTCATGATCGCCGACGAAGTCCAGACCGGCGCGGGTCGTTGCGGAACCTTCTTCGCGATCGAAGCGCTGAGAGTCATCCCTGACATTCTCACGGCTGCCAAAGGGCTCGCGGGCGGATTCCCGATTGGGGCGACCTGTGCAGGTTCCGAGCTTTGCAAAGACTTGCCGAAAGGAAGCTACGGTACTACCTTCGGCGGCGGGCCCATGGCGTGTGCCGCGATGGATATCACGATCAAGGCGGTGAGTCGGCCTGCGTTCCTTGCGAATGTGAATCGGATCAGCCAACGACTGATGACAGAAACCAGAGGCGGCGTGGTCCGCAGCGTTTCTGGGCGGGGCCTACTCATCGGACTGCACACCATCCGCCCGAGCCGAGATGTCCGGGCCGAGTTGCTCGATGCCGGTTTCATCACTGGCGATGCCAAGGACCCCAACGTTGTGCGCCTGCTACCTCCCTTGGTCATCGATGACGCCGCGGTCGATACTTTCTTAGCGGCGCTTCGCAAGGTGCCAGCATGA